The Lasioglossum baleicum chromosome 10, iyLasBale1, whole genome shotgun sequence genome contains the following window.
AAATAACCAGTGACGCGGTTCCGGCACCTGAaacgtaataattagactgcgtcaTAATTAGACTGACATATAATTCCACGAAATTTGATaccaccactgaaaataagattttatttttgTCCCCACTATCTTAAAATcagcctaaaaaaattaaaaattgctcgACAAAGCTTCCCaattttttctcaattttttaaaaatcaaatcatacgTTTACAAATGTTTTCTCTTGGCATATTACTTAAGAAAATGATGGCTGTACGCCTCTGCTCGTTggcgaatttttcgaaaatccgaAGTTCCGTTTGGTCGATCGAGCTGTGCCATCGAGCCAGGTTCTCTAGCGATTTTTTCAACTAAAATAATtcagaaaaattcaaataatGGATGACCAGAAAAATTTTGGTTGACTGTACAAACTCACTAAGTCTTGAAGAAACATCACGATGATATACTTTATGAGCAGTATCGTCACGGTGCAGGAGAATGAGACGAAGTAGACCAGACGAATGAACGTGATACCATGAATGTTCAGTAGTATAAGCTGAAAGACAGTTGACTCGAGATCATATACAGTGAGCATTTATTTAGCAATTATTAGATATGTGTTACATTAATGGAAAAGTTATTCGAAAAACATCTCAAGTGTAGATTGATGATAATTAAATGTAGAGAACGTAattcaatctaataaataatatttgagaTACAACATAACATAGTTGAGGATTTGTAAAGATACGAATCAAAAGTGAGTATACACAACTAATTAAGAATGATTTATGTTCATTTATTAATAAAGTTACGTAGATGTAATACTTTTTTGGTCCATCATTACGTGTTGTTGAAACAGAAATATCATTCCATATTTTTAGTAGTCCGATTTTAAGGTTTCCCTTGTTCGTAATTTTTGTTTTGCGTAAGTTCAAGACTGATATTTTTTCACAAATTCTCTATTACGTTGAGATCTTTGCGGTGGAGAATTCAGTTGATTTAGAGCATTTTGTTGCAACCGAACCTTAACAATCTTTGCTGTATGTTTAGAATCTCGATCTCGCTGAAAGATCCACGAATCTGGCAACTGAACTCTTCTAACACTTGCAGCTAAATTTGTTCTTAAAACATTTAGATATTGAAATCTATCCATcgtaattgttaataaaagcTAATCCCCGACTCCAGAAGCTGCCATGCTACCCCAAGCCATAATATTTCCACCGGTGTGTTTGACTGTACTAACAAGATTTTTCGATTCTAATTCCGTATTTTTTCGCCTCCAAATTTTTGGTTGCCTTTTTCTTCcaaaaaaatttcgaatttacTTTCATCAGTGAATAATACGGTGTTCCAAAATTCGAGTGGTCTGTTTATGAATTTTTCTGCGAATTGCAATCGCAAAACGCGATTCTTTGCGCTTATCGCTGGTTTCTTGCATGACACACGGCCATGCATAATGCATACCTTGAGAATTTAATGATCTACGAATTGTTCCTGCACTTGTTGATTTCtttgtacagggtgacaagaaataacggagttaatcatttcttattataattctgtcaaattggcgaattttgaaaaaccaaataataacaaccataacatggacctttagtattcatatatttaagaagtttcgaaatggccaccctttgcgccaatacagaggctcaaacgtgtcttgaaattttcggcaatgggccgcagctcttctggcctcattcggtcccacactcctggtacagagattttttcaatgactccaaatttttatggggccaaGCACAGGCCccggcctccaaaatcgaccacacgctgtagtcaatcgggttgagattcggtgagtacggcggccattccacagatgtgatgaaacctggaaaatgggcatTGCACCTCTCCTGAGTCGTTTCTGCCCTGTGgaccggcgcggaatcctgctgtaacgtccattccggatcgccgaggtgttgttgggcccacagaagtacaacggcttcgagaatgtcccgtcgatacacttcttggttgattttgatcCCTTGATcctcgaaaaccgtagcaaataccattttccaggtttcatcacatctgcggaatggccaccgtactcaccggatctcaactctatgaactccagcgtttggtcgattttggagacCACGGCCTGTgttcagccccataaaagtttcgagtcgctgaaaaaatctctgcgccgggtgtgggaccgaatgacgccagaagagctgcggcccatagccgaaaatttcaaaacacgtttgagcctctgtattggcgcaaagggtggccatttcgaaacttcttaaatatatgaataccaaaggtctatgttatggttgttatcatttggtttttcaaaattcgtcgatttgacagaattataataagaaatgtttaactccgttatttcttgtcatccTGTATTTCAGATATTTCTTGAACTAATGAAACTGCACTCGTAGTGGGATCTTTTTCACTATTCGCGTAATTAATCGGTTTTCTACTTCAATTAAACTTTCTCGGACGATCGGAACGAGGAAAGTTTATTTACACTTTTCGTATCTTTATACGTGTCTATGATTTCTTTTTACAGTTCCATGACAACGATTTACTATTTTCCCTATTTCTCGAAATGCTTTTCCTTCGTTTCTTAATTGAGCAATAAGTTTACTCATGTCTTCTGAAGTTTCTGTACGTTTTTCACTCATAATTCTATTTACGCACTAAAAATTTCGAAGTAATCGACGCTGATGAAAATTTACACGAACTCACGCTCATTAAGAAATTACTGCTTCTAGGAAATCACTTTACTGGACAATCTTTCAAGTACTTTTGCTGCGTATATTCACTTTTGACACGTTCGTAAAAGACCTACTTCTCAGATaggaatttgtttacaaaacatTGGAAACGTAATTCTCTAAGATGTGTGTTTATACACGATTGTGATACTAGAAATACCATGTGCTACAACATCACAACTTTGGTTTCTGCGAAATTTGCTGTAAATATAATGTAGAATCATTTTAGACTCTCACTCCGTAGAACTATAACCGACTGCACAAACCAGAGATTCTCACCTGGAGAACCTCGAAGGAGATTATAAAGCAACACCACGCGACTCTGACCGCGAGATTGATCACGCGATCGGTGAAGGGCCACAGTCCGGTCAGTATTAATAGTTTGCGGCTCAGATTGTAGGAAGTTTCGCGAAAGACTTTCATGTTGCCGCGGCTGACGAATCGCATCTGCAGGACCGGGACTGAAGGAACGGCCTGGCGAGTGCTTGCATTCATACTTTATTCAGTGGATCATGCTCACCTGTGGGATTCACGGCGTCACTGAAATTGTCCTTAAAAGTTTCTCGCGTGCCACGACACGCGCATTGTTCCATTCGGACCTCGGAAACGGACAGCTAAATTATAGTGTTTTCCCCTTTGCGGTGTTCTCCGATTTTGTGAAAAGAATGCGCGAGGAAGTCGGACGTAATCCTCCGTTCAGTTTCAAATTGCCGTGTGCTTCGATAGTTTGTGAATCTAACTGAGCAACGGTTCAACGCATAAGTATGTACGTATGTACTTGATAGTGCTCGTTTTTATAGATCCACTTCTTCGAGTACGTAAAGAGTGTCTAACAAACTTCGTGAAAGGAAGTGCTTTTCCTTCGGAGAAAATTTACCTGTTACATAAATATGGCTTCATGAAaataaaggagagagagagagacgttcCTATCTTTCTACTCTCTGATCTACAAGTATGCAGAACTACACATACTCCGTATACCAATTTTCTACTCTATGTAGCACTTAAGTTGTACAACTATGTTACTGCTGCGATCATGGTTGCGCTGGGTTCCCTTTGAGCGAGCAGATCGTCGTGAAATAAGAGAAGGACGAACTCATCATCTGAAATCGAACCGTAATGTCGTAATATTCATAGTGATGGAGATAATTCAACAAGTAaagtattattataatatttttagaatAGAACACGTGTGTACCGATGCGAAACCTTTGTTGGACGGAATGAACAAACCGGAAAAGTCCAACATGGTCCCCAAAGAGGATCTCTGCATGATCAACAATACAATTTTCTGCATCTTCACTGGACTGGAGTACCACAGCGAATCGTATCTGCGTTTGTTTTAAAGTTGATCACTGTTCGTTTGATCGATATTCAAGGTAAACGTGGACTCACGTAGCGTAAGAGATAGCGACGCTGTAGTCGATCACTTCCTGCCCGATATAGTTACCCATGAACACTGCCACGATATGAAATATCCCAAAAAAGAATGAGATGCACAATTCCTTCGGGTCGTCCATTTCAAGGATCGCTAAAATAGACTTTGTCACACGTGCAAAatgtaatctccctatttccaCGAAGATCGAATAGTTCAAACATCTGATTAGCAATCGATTGATTATTATTATCActagtagtccagtcaatgaatgctcataaggggggtgtagagggaaatggaaggaacacaatttttaactttgggactttgtttggactagttaggaggtaaacatgcTAAAAGTCCCtattcctaggaggtgagcggagtgctgggaggcacgtagaaggtcccctttttcggttttccgcttatatctcggaaactgtgtgtcctagcgataagatcattgtatgcaaaattaaagctgacaaaatctgccataagattgattctattcaatttttcgctattgcgcatagtttccgagatatccgcgctcaaagttcactaattgtgaaaaagaagagcctcatttgactagctaactcttcagcacaattagtgaacttagagcgcggatatctcggaaacaatgcgtcctagcgataagatcattctatgCAAAAgcaaagctgacaaaatgtgccacaaaagtgattggattcagtttttcgctatctcgcatcctaactagtccaaacaaagatccaaagttaaaaattgtgttccttccatttccctctacaacttttcgttgactggactataggtTTACCGAGCTCCATAAAtaactattttacattattttatgaaCATAACAAGTATGTGTCTATCAAAATTTTTTGCCATCTTTCCAATAATATTGGGTTGAAAAGaatgttcgtagcgttttcaaattaagaatcgaagatgaaattaaggtatttgttcatatgtttattcaataacacgagaagttacctcgaaaatggcaaaaagagttatatgttattgaataaatccatgaatgaATATCTAAATTGtatctttcaattttaatttacaaacgataCAAACTTCCGTTCCAATCCTATATTTAtaaccaaagaaataaatttggtaaacaaTTCCTCAGGGAACTACCTTTACAAGTTTCGAACCCGTCACTTCGACGgttcccgtaaacctagtgttaaggaaCGTGCACAACAAAACTCCCAATTTTCATGCAGTATAAAAACGTCAATAACTGGgaatttttgtgcaaaataatgtACATTGCGGGGAagttcaagtttaaattaatttttacgaatTAAGAGGAGAATTCTTGTGATAAATTAATTCAAGTTAATTCTTATAGAAAATTGATGGAAGCCGACACGGTCGACGATACTCACGCGGAACAGGTTCAAGGACATGGACACGACCACGACGACGATCGCGATCAGGTAAGGTATTCTCGCGTCGTAGCCGAACATCCTGACGAAACTGCGTTCGCATGGTCGCAACGATTCCATTAGGACGAGATCACGCAGCGGGGAACAGAGTACGTTTAGCAATTGAAATGAAAGTTTCCGTGAAATTTAAACCAAAGTACCGACTCGATCGCTTTCGTGTGAATATCGACAGCATGGCGCACGCTCCCCTTCATCAGGTATCTTTGCCTCGCCTCGTCCCTCTCGGAAGCCGATGCGTCGATGAGACTTCGAAATCGATAACTGGGAGATCGAGAGTGCTGTCAATAAATCTTACCAGAAATATGATCAATCGCGAATACGCGCGCGAGtctagaaatattttaaatcattCCGAATGATTGATCGATCGTGATCATACTTAGCGATCTCGAACAATCCGCAGCAGTACTGACTGATGACGAAAAGCGTTGACTCTGAGCATATTATGGTTAAAGTTCCTGCTATGATTGTCGCTAACAAGGACAACGACACCAAATAGACGGACAGTCTTTCCTGAACGAAAAATCCGAACGAGTGTAATACGTGGGGCCTGGTCTCGTTAAGGGGCTTCAGAAAATCGAGTAGTATCGGACCGCAAATGATAACGTGTCCGTACAAGGTCGCTCCGATTGCTATACCTGAAATTCACGACAGTCGCTGTGCGTCAAGCAAGAAATTAATCAATGCTGAAATCAATGTCTATTGTTCACGACTCGACGACAGCGGGGCGCTGACGCTACGCACCGCGCGGGCTGCCGTGTTTCTTTCATTGATAACTCGAGAACGAAACGCCTCGGCGCGAAACGTCAAAGGAAAATTATGCTTAAAATCACTTCTGGAATTGACCTGTATAATTAGTCGAGGGAAACGCGAAATTTCGAAGACGTGGCGCGTCTCGACGGTAATAGTAATAGTCGCACAATTTAACATTAGATTGTCATTGAAACAATGATTCTTACACACAAAcgcgtggacgacgcgtctcgaACTATATGCGCGTTTCAACAATATCTCCACTTCGATCGGATTTTGCAGCATATTGTAGTCGGATtgcaaattttcgaaaataaatctGATCTGAAGTCACACAGAAGTCACACAACCACGTAACACACCATAAGATCTTGCGAGCGTGATTCATAAGCGACTTCCTCGTTTCTCACTTACAGTTGGAAACGTATAGATTATGCCGATGTATCGGCAAAAGAACAAGAACATTGGTAAACCGAACGTCAGTACCATAAGCATGTTCTTGAACGTGACCTCCGAGGGGATCAGTGAGATCTGAAAAGAAGTTGCTCGGTGACTATACGAAAATTCATATCTCGTGTAATTTTCACTGTTTCTACTTGGAAAAAAGCGCACGTGTACTTCGAATGGCCACGAATACGTgtgtaaaaattttgaaagaaaatattcgacAGTTCTGCtaaaaaaaattcgtgaaaataaaACAGAGTACACAGCCCCTGAGAATGTTGCAGTTAATTACCTGAATTATAATGCTGATCAATGGAATCATAGGCACCAATATTCTCCGAATTTTCGCGCCTGGAGAGTTCTCGAATGGCCACAGAGCCATCAGTCGAAGCAAGAAGCAATAGGTCTTGTACTCTTTCTCGATCTCGGCCATTTTTCTCGATCGCGGGTCTACAGTGACTGCGCGTGGAGTGTACGCCGTGCGAAAACGTTCGACAACACCTCGGCGATATATATTATTCATCCCATCTCGCTATTATATTGATTGTTCTGTCGCCCCAACAGAATTCATCGGTAATTTCCGCCAGGAGACTTACGATCAATTAAATGAGAATGAGAAATGTTTCAATGACAATTGCTCTATTTCCTCTCGTCCCGCTGAAGAAAAAAGCGTAGAATACGTTACTGTGCAATTTACAGAGCCGGCGTAGTCGAGGCAGACGTGCTTCGGCTCTGCAAGGCGAGTATGACTACGAAATCATTCTAGCGGGATTCGCCCCTGCAATACGACAGGTACGTACACATTTTCTTCTGAAAATGATGTTTCAAACTCTGGATCAGTAGGCAAAAAATATCAGACGATTTTGTGAATACAATTATCATATTTGCAACTTATCGAAATCATTTGTACAGTCTTTTGGGATTGCGTCTATTAGATAAGGATGAAGTATGATAAATTTCACACGAGTCTGCAATTCAGTCACAACTCTACAATCACTACCGATCGCACGACATCGTTATAAATCGATCCGCAAAGTTTATTGTACGTGTATCACTGTTCCTCGGAAGATTAAGTCCTCGCTGTGTGCCATTCGTTGAACATATAATATTCCTCATCTTGTGGCTGTAAATAACAACGACTCCTTACTACACAATCATGTTCATGTTCGTGTACATGTAAGTGCAACTACAGTGAagcctcgatctaagaaaattcCTCGGGTCCGCGGTGGTGAGGATACAGTTCTATAGACAcaacaatttctatacgatagatgcgtccaagaatatcccccccccccaacttaTATATCggcgtgaaccactactaacgcgacgcggagagtcgcagtcgccggcacagttcaaacgcccgtgcgtcatcacaatgtaacaccaatatttaatctgctttatttttcattatttttttatggaactttcaccaacatattcgtgacatttttgtaatgcaaaatgataccaa
Protein-coding sequences here:
- the LOC143212651 gene encoding uncharacterized protein LOC143212651, producing MDDPKELCISFFFGIFHIVAVFMGNYIGQEVIDYSVAISYATYDSLWYSSPVKMQKIVLLIMQRSSLGTMLDFSGLFIPSNKGFASVHTCSILKIL